ATGACCAGTTTGTGAGAAGCTTCCAGTGCCCTAAATATGTTACATCTGATCAAGCTATTGGCCAAAGGGGCACAGTGGAAACCTGTGAATAATCCAGGCTCTTGTCAAATCTATTGGTTGCACATTACAAATTGACGCTACAGAAGTAAAGTCCTACAATTATTGTGCAAAAGTGTCAATATGCAGAAAAGAGCCCCAGTCCACCTCTGTCACTGTCTGAAATAATTCTCTCAAGAAGGGTTACTGGAACTTAATATTTGTATAAATGTTAGACAAATCTGCTATGACATCTTTCTCTGTAATCCTGATAGGTATCAATGCAAAACTAAAAACTTATTCAGAAAGATGGAGGTGAGGTGCTTTCTAGTTCACCTAATGTAAGTATATAACTGGTTTTGCTGTTTAGCTAAAGTATGTTTGGGAACAGAAGATACACAGTTTTAAACAAACTCTGCCTAGTTCCCAAAGTATGTGCTACTATGCTGGAGAATGTCTGCTTCCTTAGTCAGTTCATCACTTCTGTGACTAAATAGCTGaagtaaattacttttaaaaagagaaggctATTCTAATCATAGTTTCTGATGTTTGTCCATGGTCACTTGCACATTCACTTCATGGCAACCATGAAAGAATCATGCCCTTCAAAGTATGCTTGTGGTGTACCTCCTCCAAACACGTGCTACATCTTAATTTTCCAGTATCTTGATAGTGCTATCATATTGTGACTCATCACTAGATGTATCTATTGACTGGGTCAGGTTTGTAAAGATACTGTCATGTCTTCAAAGCCCTCTGAACAATGCATTTGCTAGACCATTGTATTGAATCATACTGCCACATATTATTTCCAAGTACAAAAAATAGATATtagtgtaatatataataatctAATGATTGTAAGACCAATAAATGTATAGATTCTTTAGGGATGAAAAATTTGAGCATAAAACTATACAAAGTATCTCTACAGCATCTGAACCAGATGATGAGAGCCAAGTGCAACAGGCACTGAATGGAGAAGTTAATGTGTCATCTATGGTTCTGTGGACAATGGTCTGAATATGATGGTGGGATGGGCTGTTAAGTTTCACCTAGGAAGGTAAGGAGCCATACAGCTTTAAAAGATATTCAcctgaaaattaatttaataatcgAAGGGGttattttttcttacttattGACATAGATAGACGTTGGCTCATATATAGCTGATCTATATATATtagcatgtgtacatatatatatatacacacactaggGCCTGTTTACAGCAAGTTGTATTGTGAGTGGTAATCTGTTAACATTTCCCAAGCATGTGCTTCTCATTGTAGTTTAGTCCTACAAAATCTGATGGATTCTAGTTTGAATTAGTATActtctaatatattttaaatcatgcAGAGTACTGTGCTTATGTACTTTAGAATTCTTGCAATTACACTTTATAAAATATGTTGTAGCCATGAAAGATCCCTGCTAACTCCCCATGGCATTAGTGACTATACATCTATCTATGAGTCCATATCAAACAGATCCAGATATCATCAGGGCTGAATCACTCACAGTTTGAGAACTCTTAATTGTTCTAGAAATGTCCTGACTAATTGATCTGTCTTTAGTGAGTTACTCCTGGGTCTGAACTCCTGAGAGCAGGTTCCCTTAAGCCCAGCTTTGAATATACTGGAACATATGAGCAGGGATCATACTCAGATTATGAACAAAGGGGCATTACTTCACAGTTCTGCAATTAATATTGGAATAGCATCTCAGGCTGTAGTCTCAAAGTCACTGGAATACATTATAGGTGAGTTGAAAAGGATGGTCTAATTTTCCTGGGTCGTAATGATAATTTTCAGTCTGGagttttagaggtggaatttgtCTCTTCAATATCTCTACCTTTCCAGTCTTCCTAAATTTCCATAAGCATGTTAACTACTATTTTCCagatatattttaatgttaatattcACTAATTTCACTACACATTATATTCTTACCAGACCCTATCACCTCATTGTAACAACAGCTCTGTAATCCACAGGTTTTGTGCTATAGTTattagactttttattttaaaattatctgaaGAGATTTCAAATATTTAGATTGATCTCACATCAGTAATGGAATTGcaatttttctgaagaaactaCTGACCCATAAATTAAAAGATCGTTTATTCCATTTTCCATAATAACTCTCTTTCTCTGGGTGTGAATTACAATTGCAATATCTTAATTGGAGGATAATATCAACATTTGAATAAGTATCCTAGGGAGTTATTACTCACATTAAATATTAGAGCCACCATCTTAAAAGATGCTTAGGTTTACTCTGAGCAGGAAACTTGGAATCACATAGGTGTGGGAAATATCAAGCTGTTTATTTCATGCACCATTTGCATGTGAACTTTCTCATCATGTGTGATTCCTAGTTACACACAACATCAGAAATATTATCTTCACAATTACATGAGAATCAAACTCCCTACAACGTTCCTTCCCTTAATGTTGGCAGAtaactttgaaatataaaatttgttaATGAAGATGAGTTAACCATTTTAAGAGGAAGATCTAAACAGTTGGTTTTATTGTAAGTCTTTATGTTTCATCTGCCAAATTTAATGTATAGTGATATTTCAGAAATCCAAAGCAGccatattacatacacatataagtgTGTATACAGTTAGAAATTGATTATTATAAGACAGAAAGTGTAAAGTAaggttaatttttaattaatcagcTCTCTGGAGTATGAACTGGACAATCTGAAAACTGTATGGGGATTGTTGTCCAGGGCAGACCTGAAAACTACAGGCTTGAAACTCAATGCTCTCAGCAGTCTTTTCTTCCTTGGGAAATTGCAGATTATCATCATTGCCTTCAGTTGGGTATATGAAATCATCACATTATTCCAGGTAATCTGACTCACTTAAAGTGTACTGAGGTAAATAATAACTCAATTGAAAAGTGTGTACAAAACTAATAGAAGGACAAAGCTGAGTTGGCAAAGTAAATAAGCAAGCACTTGGTACATGCTTATTGGAGAAGGAGCCCACATAAGACCAGCATAGAAATATTCCTGCACTTACTAAAATTACCACCATATTTTTTCTTAGAATACTGCTATCAATGACATCACAATAAATGAAGTATAAAGATCTACAGAGAATCATTTCATTTGGTAACATGAAGAAGTATCAAAAATAAAGTTCTATGGTATTATCCATGTGTGCAATATTATAACTGGAAGTAAAGGGTTTACCCTGGAAATTTTGGCAGGGACAAATTCAAATTAACAATGGTAGATATTCTAATTTATAGAACACTTGTGTCTTTGAACACATCATGAATGCACTTCCTAGTGCAAAAGGCAGCTAATTAGATTAATGTTATATTGGATATATGCAGTCAACAAGCAGGATGTCTGTGATGCAGGTTCAAGACATCCCTTCCAGAATGTGGTTTCCAATCTGCTTGAAGTTATTTATTAGAAGATAATTGAATCATTGAGTGTTGTAGGCTGAGTTACAGACAGAGTGAGAAAATGGTAGAAGGTCTCATGTTCTCTACATGGACTTGGGGGACTTATCATAGAAAGCCACGTGTACTGTACTGTACCTGAAGGATAAATGATAAGCCAGATGAGTTGAAGCAACAAGAAAAAAGTTGCCAGACAGATGGAATACCAGATGTGAAAGGCAAAGCACTGGAAGGTATACACTAAAGACTAGAATAGGTGGAGAATAGAATACAAGAGTATTTATATGAACAAAAGTGACTGTGGCAGTAGGTTAAACTTAGTCAAGTGTTCCCCTGAAGTAAATTTAGATTTATCATCTAAGCACTGAAACTCTAATAAAAAATCATTAGCAAGGAAGCATGGCTGGATTTCAACTTTACATATAAAGAACGAATGATGCTTCTTGAGGAAAGCATGGAGTTTCAGAGTCAGGGAAGATATTTGAAAGATGGTTTAAAGAGTTGAAATGAGATAATGCTATTGTCCATGTTGGTAATAATTTGGATAAAGATGAACTAAAACATCAACTTCATAATATAGAACATTTACTAATGGGGTATATATagtgaaaatgaatgaatgaaatataaCACACAGTCTTCAACTTTGAACACAGATTAGTTTGAATGATATGAAAAAGTGAAAGAggatgggaaagagaaggaagagactgaAGGTGGCAGTTTTTTTAATCTGCTCTCTTTATAAGCTCTGCTCTACATTCTATGGAAAAACCATTCATCCTTAGTAACAAAAGTTCTCTTGGATAAGATAGAAATCCAAACTGAATCTTAAGTTGTTATCTAAGCCATTAAAGTACAGGACATTTTCAGATCTGTACACAATCATAATATAAGACAGTCTTCACTGAGGCCAAGGGATTATTGACATACAAGAAATTGAAAGAGCTGAACAAAATTCATAATCCCTGAGACCACATAACCAGTTGCcaagtaaaagaaaagcaaacacattttgtACCTCAGATAAGAGTAGGACATTAAAGATGGAATAATAAAACATGAAAGAGAAACCAAAGAATTAAGTTACTTATGTATAGATATTCTAGCTATTTGAAATAGAGATAATGTTACGAACATGAAATCATTATAGAGCACTTGTCTTACATATATGTTCATTTTTATGCTACTTTTATAGGTAACCTACTATTATCCTTACAGATATTGCAGGAAGATAATGCCTGGAAACAACAAGACTGTCATCTCTGAGTTCATCCTCCTGGGTCTGCCGATTGCCTCTGAGCACCAGCACTTGTTCTATGCCCTGGTCCTGGCCATGTACCTCACCACTGTCCTGGGgaacctcatcatcatcatccttataTTTCTGGACTCCCATCTCCATACACCCCTGTATTTGTTTCTCAGCAACTTGTCATTCACTgacctctgcttttcctctgtcaCAATGCCAAAGTTGCTGCTGAACATGCAGAGTCAAGTATCACTCATTCCCTATGCAGGATGCCTGACACAAGtgtacttttttctgttttttgcagCCCTTGAGAACTTCCTACTTGTTgcaatggcctatgaccgctatgtggccatctgcttcCCGCTTCATTATACCAGAATCATGAGCCCCAAGCTCTGTCTGAGTCTGGTGTTGCTATCCTGGGTGCTGACAACATTGTATGCTATGTTGCACACTTTGCTCTTGACTAGGTTGTCTTTCTGTGAAAACAGGGTGATTCCCCATTTTTTCTGTGATCTTTCTGCACTCCTGAAGCTGGCCTGCTCTGATATTCACATTAATGAATTGATGATAGTGATCATAGGAGGAATTGTTGTTATAATTCCATTTCTACTTATCATAGTGTCTTATGCATGCATCATCTCCTCCATCCTCAAGGTCCCTTCAACTCGAGGCATCCACAAGCTCTTCTCCACTTGTGGTTCTCACCTGTCTGTAGTGTCATTGTTCTATGGGACAATTATTGGCCTCTACTTAGGTCCCTCTGCTAATGACTCTATTCTTAAGGACACTATCATGTCTATGATGTACACAGTGGTGACTCCCATGTTGAATCCTTTCATTTATAGTCTGAGGAATAGAGATATGAAGAAAGCCCTAAAAAGAGTGCTTCGAAAGAAATCTCTCCTCTGACAATGATAGCCAGCTTTCACATTTTTATaccataataattttatatatcataatatatttattatactagCTTTACCTGATTTTCCTCACTTTAGCCTATTCTTTTAAATGAGCAgtctatataattatttaatatgcAAAATGTGCATTAACTAGGGACCTCACTGTACCTTCATGTCCATTTCATTCCAGAAAACTACTTACAAAGAATTTACAgttagaatttctctttcttcaagaACACAGAAATATGATAGTAATATACTTTCATTCTAATCCCAGGTGCAGTGTATAGGGCTGCTTTATATTGTTCACTTCTCTAGCAGAAGTGTGATTTTTACTATCTGCAGATAATTCTTCAAATGGAATTCTGTGGTCTCTTGTGGGGGTATAAAATTATTAGAGTCCCAAGAAGAAattcagctgctgctgctcttgctaCTACTTTTtttgctgctactgctactgttTCTGTTGTTCCTTATTGCTGATATTGGttttgctgcttgctgcttgcaCATAACCTTTAATGAAGATCAAAATGGTCACAGGGACCTagatgcccctaatcagcaggaagtagtttaaCAAATACAATACCCCATTTATCCTTTTGCCTTATTTCTCTCCTACTTAGTGTTGCAGAGTTAGAAGGGATAAGGATAGATAACAATGATAGAAATAAAAGCCTATAAAGTAGCAAAAATATGGCAACAAGAACTCTTTTgctatatttttcttaatgataTCTACATTCAATACATCATTAAAATGCATCCTGTGATCTTATCTTTGTATTCAGATGTTTGCTTTGTCTGTGGCATCACTTTTATAATATGATTTGTAACCTGTTTTTAGTATTCAGCAATATGAAAATCAAATCCTCCCATATACATGATGACTCCCAATTTTCTATCCTATAGAAAATTACCCTCAAGTTGGTATCTAAATGTTCTCctcataataatttattttcatgtctaTATAATCTTTTCTGAGATGCCCTTGACTTAAGTCAATTTTTGTAATACTGTCATTACAtcattatattttgtattttcctagAAATTATCTTATGCCCACAGGCTGTAATTTTTTGCACTAATGAGTTGAGGAGCTAGAGGCAAATTGTTCAATTTTTAAGGCTGCTACTCTTGTGTTTATTTGTACATTTACAATGATTatacagtttctttttattttctcctactTCCCAAAGAGGAGATTCACTATCATTTTTAAACTCCTAGCATCAGGATGTTATGGTCAGGCTTCCATTTATGTTTGATTCATTTCTTTTGCTGCTTCTTTGTTTACCCCATTTTGACACCTTATTTTTTCCATTAGGCCCTATATATCCATGAATATCTCTGAGCTTCCTCCAGAGCTCTGTGATACTCTTCTTGTCTGCCCAGAAGATATCTGCAGGTAGAGTCCTATAACAATTAAATTCAATGAGGAAACATGAACTCTTTATTTGCTTTCCAAGTTTGACCTTTGCCTTTTACTTTCTCAATTTATGATGTCACTTCCTATCCAGTTATCTGAGCAACCACATCTGTACCTAGATAAACTTCTTATGGAAGTTTGCCTCAGACATGGACATAAgcacaacaacagaaatgtaactaATTTGTGAGTTGTATCAGAGTGAGTTGTGAGTTTGAAGAACTGGACCATGTTGTTTTTGATTgagtgattgattgattttgttaatttttaaagctgTGGAAGAATTTGTAACTTTCAGACTTGAAAAGTGTTTGAATGCTATAATTAGAGCTTAAAGGTACATTCTAGTGGGAGCTTGGAAGAAAATCACAATGAGAGCAATTCAGACTATGAACCACAAATTTCAGAAGGAATCAACATTAAAATTGGTTACAGGGGCCAATTATGTGGTCTTTTAGCAGAGAATGTGGCTGACTTTGGCACTTGTTTTAGAAACATGGATgaagggaaatatttaatttgataGACACTCTCAAAGAGAAAATTTCAATAATACATGATTTTGAATTTGTGGAATGATTACTATCAATAACACTTATGTAGTGGCTACATGGAAAAGAGCAATTTGGGCAAAAATAAACATTATGTTCAGCTTGGAGTGAGAAGAAGCTTTACAAAGCTTAATATTACAGCAAAGGTGTGTGCTGGAAAAGAGGCTATGGTTGTTAAAGAGATTATTAGCACAATTAAGAAGAGGCCTGTccacttgaaaacaaaaataaacttggGCATATCAGGAAGTGTCAGTCGCATGGCTACTTGGTCATGAGAATGTTTGCATGTCCGGCGTTTGCGTTCAGGTTTTAAATGGTCAGTTAACTCAGACATATCCCACTTATCATGAGCTCCTTCAAATTGGATCCAAGTTTTAAAGTCAAGCTTAGGACTTCACCAGTGCACGATATGACACATTTACAATAGATGAGCTGTTGATCAAATCTCCATGACTCTGATTTATGTTTGTATCTCTGTACAATAAAGCTATCTCATAAGAAGTATGCACTGATCCCCTCAAATTTGACTCGACTATAGCTCAGAATTTACTTTGAGGAGGTAGCTTGTTAACAGGGAAAACACTCACTTATTGCAGTCATGAAAAAAACCTTAGGCATTTAGATATTTTTCCTATGATAGAAAAGACTCAGCCATCATTGGACATTATAGAACCCCAATAATATCAAAATGAATTATCAGCTAGCAGATTCTTTACCAGACTCCAAAGAGTTGATTATAATGtctaaaaatgttttttcattttctcacttaaaatcGATTAAATATTATGGTTGAAACAAACCACCCATTTGCCTCTGGCcttttagaaaaaatgttttgttgaaaTACTGTATATAGGCTCAGTCTGAATTTGTGTGGGCTAAACTTTAGTGTATTTATAAATGATGAACTTGGAAATTAAActttttgtttgtgattttctaaaaaagaagagaaggagaagaaggaggaggaagaggagggggagaaggagaagtgggaggaggagaagaagaaggagtaggaagaagaggagtaagaggagcaggaagagtagcaggaggaggagaaggaggaggagcgggaggaggggcaggaggaggagcaggagcaggaggaggaggcccaTCTGAACAGGACAAAACCATGGCAAGACTGAGCCCAGTTAATCTTCCAACTTGTAAAAAAGGCATAAGAACAACTTAAAGAGGCAATGCTCTATTCTAATCTTAAAATTTAAGTCGATAGTTCCAGTTATGCATCACTGTTATTAAATACATGGGAGATTTGAGTGCGAATGGTTCACAGATAATCCAATAGTTTCAGGGAGATACTAAGGCTAGGCAACAAATGAAATGTAGTCTCTGAGAGGGCAAGAGACTATTGTGAAACTGAAACCTGGATTTTAGCAAGTACCCGATATGTTGAAGATAGCTTAGTAAGTAAAGGAGAGCTTTAGACTACAAGCATAAAATCTTTAGAGGCAGAACCATTACAAAGTAAAATATGGATTTTCATGAGGCATTATGAGcttcagtatttttctttcccttatcATAGGGAAGTAAATTAAATTGAAAGGTGCCTGGTTAATAATCAATTTCAAATATtaggataaaaattaaaaagtgacatGATTATATAAAACAATTATCCCAGATTTGTTCAGGGTCAACACTACTCCCAAAGGAAACATGAATTggaaaaggattaaaagagctaagagaataaaatatttcaaaatagataTGGGAAAACCTTAGAAAGAAGTTGGGAGGTGAAGACTTTTCATTCATATTGAGTGTAATAAATACATtacttaaatgattttaaatgattttaactAAAACATCAATAAACATGGAAGGCAGagtaaaatgataataat
The genomic region above belongs to Rattus rattus isolate New Zealand chromosome 9, Rrattus_CSIRO_v1, whole genome shotgun sequence and contains:
- the LOC116909165 gene encoding olfactory receptor 1468-like; translated protein: MPGNNKTVISEFILLGLPIASEHQHLFYALVLAMYLTTVLGNLIIIILIFLDSHLHTPLYLFLSNLSFTDLCFSSVTMPKLLLNMQSQVSLIPYAGCLTQVYFFLFFAALENFLLVAMAYDRYVAICFPLHYTRIMSPKLCLSLVLLSWVLTTLYAMLHTLLLTRLSFCENRVIPHFFCDLSALLKLACSDIHINELMIVIIGGIVVIIPFLLIIVSYACIISSILKVPSTRGIHKLFSTCGSHLSVVSLFYGTIIGLYLGPSANDSILKDTIMSMMYTVVTPMLNPFIYSLRNRDMKKALKRVLRKKSLL